The DNA window GCTCGGGCGCGACCAGCCGGGAGGAGCACCTGCCCGCCAGTGCCCGGTGGATCGAGATCCACTTCGGGTCGAAAGCTCGACGGCGGGCGGCGTGTCGTTGCAGGCACCCCACTGCGAGCACATCCCGCCCGGCATTCCGCCGCGAGAACTACATGTTTCCAAGTATAGCGGCGATTTTACAAAGTCATTTTGTGAGGCGGTATGGGAATTTGTTGCTCCTGATGAAGGTCTCGAATGCGTTGCGGGTGTCCTCGAAGTGGGCGCGCTGTCGGTTGCTGATGGATTTCTTGCCTTCTCCCCAGACGCGTTCGATGGGGTTCTTATTGGGGCTGTAGGGCGGCAGGTTGATGAGATGGATCCTCTCCAGGATGTTGCCCTTCCCCAGGTGCTCCCTCAGTTTCTTCGACTTGTGCCATCCGGCGTTGTCCCACACCACGACGATCGTCTTGTCCGGGTACTTCAGGGTAAGATCGGTCAGGGCCTTCACGATGTTGGAGGTGTTCTGCCAGTCCAGTCGCATGAGGTCCACGCTCCCGTCCGCCTCGTGGAGGAATCCGATATAGCTCTGGGACTGCCGTTTCCGATCGACCCTGATCCTGGTCCTGGCGCCCTTCTTGCACCAGGCCCTGCGAGTAATGGCCTCGTGCTCGATCCTCACCTCGTCCGCGGACACCACGATGACATCCTCATCCCCCTTCTCCGCATCTCCCTTCTCCGCATCGTCCGTCTTCTCGTTCTCGCACTCATTCTTCTCACTCCCCCGCTGCCCCTCGTCCTCCTCCTGCCCGTCCTGCCCGTCCTGCTTCTTCCCCTTGATCTTGGCGATCTTGGCGTGGATCTTCGCCATGCGGGCCTCGACCTGGGTCTCGTCGGCGCG is part of the Actinomyces sp. oral taxon 414 genome and encodes:
- a CDS encoding IS630 family transposase, yielding MIAVMEAVVVEEHEWSALQVHKAESPYKLMRRKSEAILMLSEGIGVDVVARLVERATRTVMEWARDWRRDRLSSICTGHVGNNNASKISQEQEKEILKALSRPPSEQGIAAEFWNIHDLAGWMHERFGIEYASESSYRSLLHMAGLSFHLPEEVDQRRADETQVEARMAKIHAKIAKIKGKKQDGQDGQEEDEGQRGSEKNECENEKTDDAEKGDAEKGDEDVIVVSADEVRIEHEAITRRAWCKKGARTRIRVDRKRQSQSYIGFLHEADGSVDLMRLDWQNTSNIVKALTDLTLKYPDKTIVVVWDNAGWHKSKKLREHLGKGNILERIHLINLPPYSPNKNPIERVWGEGKKSISNRQRAHFEDTRNAFETFIRSNKFPYRLTK